The Chitinivibrionales bacterium genome segment AATATGAATTCATCCCACGATAATAAAAACGTATATATCGCCGCAGCAGTCAAACCCGGAATTGCAAGAGGCAACAGGATTTTTATAAAAATCTGAAATCGATTAGCCCCCATGACCATCGCCTGATGTTCAAGGTCCCAGGGAATCGGCTCAAAAGCGCTCGCTCCAATAAAGATCACATAGGGCAGTGCAAGAAGGGTATGTGCCAGAACAACGCCCCAATAGGTATTATGTGCTCCGATTTTAATGAAAAATTCGGTAATCGGAATTACCGATGCTATGTCGGGAAAAAGACGAACCGATATTAAGCCAACCAGCAAAACTTCCCTGAGAGGAATTTTATACCTTCCCAGAATGTAGGAAGCCGGTACTCCAAGAAGCATCGACAAAACCACGGTAGAAAAAGCGATAATGAGACTGTTCATCACCACCCCGTAAAAACGGCCATCCGAAAACAGATAAAGAAAGTTTCTGAATGTTGGTTCATAAGGCCATAGAGGTATCGGTTCTCCGGCGGTATTGATACTTGAAATATCACTGATTGAATACTTGAACAGCAGATAAAGGGGAGCTATAATCATTAAAAGAACAAGAATCAGAGCACCTAGCCAGCAGGCCTTCCGCAATTTCGATGATGCAATGTATGGTATGGCCATATCTACCTCCGCAAAATTCTTTTGTTAAGTTCGGCCAGCAATATCAGTACAAGACTTGTAAGAATAATGCATGCTACAAGAACCAGTGCAACAACTGCAGCTTTATCGGTATACCCCCAATTATTATATAATGATTCTATCAATGTACCCAAAAGATTTTGTTGGCCGCCAAGTACAAAGGGAAAGATAAACTCTTTCCACATTTCTATTGATCTCAATAAGACAACAGCCGACATCGAAGGGAGTATCAATGGAAGAACGACTCGCCGAAGCTGCTGTCTGAATCCCGCACCCATTGTACGGGCCGCATCGAAAAGCTCAGGGTCGATTGAATTAAGACCGGCAAGTATTATCAGCATCGAAATAGGCATGTCCCGCCATACTTTTCCCATTAGTGAAACTCCCAGAGCAAATACTTTTGCTCCCCGCCAGTTTACGGGAGATTGAATCAATTGAGGGAATGCGGCATATTTGCCTAAAAGCAGATGGTTGATATGTCCCCCCGGATAATCGAACAGAATATAAAGTATAATTGCGGTAACAAGAGCCGGTATTGCAAGGGGGATGAGCATAAAACTTCGGATAAAATCGCGGAGAAAAAAAGTTTTATACAGCAAAAGCGCCAAAAAAAGACCGACTATCAATTCCAATGGTGTTCCTACAACAACAAAGAGAAAAGTATTTAAAAGCGATTCTCTGAATTCTTCCATTTGAAAAACAGCCGAATATGTTTTTACGGTAGGAAAAGTTCCGGATGCAGTATGGGAAAAACTTAAGCCTAACAAATAGACAAGAACAATGATTAAAAAACCCAGGAGATAAAGGGATGCCGGTATAATCGGCCATATCTCCTGGATTTTCGATAACTTGAGATTACTACGGGACATTATAATTCGACAACCGAATCAAAGGCTGATCATTTAACCTGGCCCTTCCCCAACAGTTTGTCCTGACGATCTGCAAAGTCGCTTGCAAGACGCATTTTCATTGTCGACAAATCCATTGCGCCCTCTTCCTGAGCATCATATTCAACGCTAAGTGTATACCAGGCGTCAACATACAACTGGGCCAATTGTGAATACTGCCGGATCAATGGTACGGTCGTTAATTCATTGATTTTTATCTGTTCTACCGACACTTTAAAGATATCACCAACCCAGCCTTCTTCAAATACATTCGGCAGGTTCATGAGAATATCTTTGCGCACAGGAATCATACCGAATTTTGAGCTTTCCTTGGCCTGGATTTCTTTGCTTGTCATGAATCTGATAAACGAATACGCCAGTTCTTTGTGGGGTGATGTTTCGGGTATTCCCCACCACCATCCACCGGTCGATATTTCACGAGACCCTTCGTACAGAGGATGGCCATTCTTGTCCAATGCAAAAGAAAGCGCCTTTGGCACAACAACAAATCCCATATCTTCGGGATCCGCCATGTATCCAGGCATACCGGGATCATCTTCCCATCCATGGACATTAAAAAGATCAATCTGCTGCAAATAGGCAAGAAACACCTTTCCATCCTTGATACCATTATAAATGTCGGAACCTTTCCATTTATCCTGCCACATACTG includes the following:
- a CDS encoding ABC transporter permease subunit, with amino-acid sequence MSRSNLKLSKIQEIWPIIPASLYLLGFLIIVLVYLLGLSFSHTASGTFPTVKTYSAVFQMEEFRESLLNTFLFVVVGTPLELIVGLFLALLLYKTFFLRDFIRSFMLIPLAIPALVTAIILYILFDYPGGHINHLLLGKYAAFPQLIQSPVNWRGAKVFALGVSLMGKVWRDMPISMLIILAGLNSIDPELFDAARTMGAGFRQQLRRVVLPLILPSMSAVVLLRSIEMWKEFIFPFVLGGQQNLLGTLIESLYNNWGYTDKAAVVALVLVACIILTSLVLILLAELNKRILRR
- a CDS encoding ABC transporter permease subunit, coding for MAIPYIASSKLRKACWLGALILVLLMIIAPLYLLFKYSISDISSINTAGEPIPLWPYEPTFRNFLYLFSDGRFYGVVMNSLIIAFSTVVLSMLLGVPASYILGRYKIPLREVLLVGLISVRLFPDIASVIPITEFFIKIGAHNTYWGVVLAHTLLALPYVIFIGASAFEPIPWDLEHQAMVMGANRFQIFIKILLPLAIPGLTAAAIYTFLLSWDEFIFAYFLLGLGRISTLTLYLKQKLAYAPPQNLLATISICLSLPVIIFSLMLQKHMSAGITTGAIK